CATCCTGAGGACGCCTGGTTCCGTGCTCCACAGTGGCCGCCCCATGCCGGGACCCCCAGCCACAAACGAGGGTCCTGCTGCCTTGTGTCCCTGGCATGTGGCGGCATCCAGGCTCCAGACATGGCCGTCCTCACAGGCGCGTGGCAGCGTCACATTCGCGTCTGCGTCTGTGTGGCTGAACATAGGATGCTTTCGTTCTCGCCCGCATGTCATTGCTGGCTTGGTGCCTGTGGAGACTTGtggtttatttttcattgttttctgatgAGTCTTAAAGACCGTCCTGTGCGTTTGGAATCACAGGCTTCCACGGGTTTTTCTCTCTGCGCCTCGTCTTCTCGCTGCCCTGATCttgtcttccacggccagcaggACTCTGTCCTCGCAACGGCCCGCTGCCCTGGTCTTTCCGGGACCGCGCTCTTGGCATCGTGTCCTAAAAGGTATCCCCACACCCAAACTTCGTGAGCCTGCAGGCTGCACGTGTCCAGCTGTATGTGTTCTCTGCGCCCCGAGGGTTTTCTTTAGGAGAAAAGAGTTCAAATCGAAGCACTGGTTTTCCCGTCAGGGCACGAGTGAGGGGACAGGCTTGGGCCCCACATCTGCTGTGGACACTGGCGGCTCACGAGCCGGGCGGGCGCGCATGTGGGGGCCAGGCTGCAGTCCTCCCCAGAGCTCTCCTAGGACGGTGTCCCCCCCGCCCCGACGTGCAGGCACCGCTCAGCCGCCCTCGATGGAGGCTTCAGGGAGGCTGGTCGGTGCCCAGCTTAGGGCAGCAACGCAGCCCCCATGGCGTCAGAGGCACGTGTTCTGCGGGAGGCTCCACCCCCAGCTGCGGAACAGGGCGTTTCCCTGAGGAGCCCAGTGTCGCTTTGGGGTCACGTGGATGCAGCGTCACGGGCTTTCAGGACACGCTGTGTGTCTGTGAGCACACAGACTGAGTGCTTCGTGGCCTTCTGGCCTCAGGCCCTCCGCTGTCCCTGCGGGGTCTGGTGGGAGCCGCTAGCTCACTGCTCTGAGAAGGGTGCATGCCAGTGACGCCCACTCTGCTTTGCTCTGGGGCCTCGGGAAGACCAACCGCAGCGCCTTCCAGTGCCTGCAGCAGTACCAGCAGCACAACAAGGCCCTGAAGCGCAAGGAGTGGACGCACGAGGAGGACCGCCTGCTCGCCCAGCTCGTTCGGGAGATGCGCGTCGGCAGCCACATCCCCTACCGGAGGAGTGAGTGCCTGCCTGGGCCCCTGCTGCGGCTCGCAGGGCACCCCCCCCAACCCGAGGCCCCGCCTGGGCAGAGGCAGCACAGTCGCGACCAGctggtggggctggagggggacGTCCAGGGTCACCCACCCTCTACACCGCGGGTCCCGTCTGTCCCCAGTTGTCTACTACATGGAAGGGAGGGACTCCATGCAGCTCATCTATCGGTGGACCAAGAGCCTGGACCCCAGCCTGAAGAAGGGGTTCTGGGCCCCCGAGGAAGACGCGGTAAGTGGACGGCCGCAGACACCAAGGGGAGCCGTCCCTGCCAAAACAGACTGACACGGCCTGGGGAGCTCGCGGTGGCCTGCAGAGGCTCACGTGTTTGCCATCCTGTCCTGCAGAAGCTGCTTCAAGCAGTTGCGAAGTACGGGCAGCAGGACTGGTTTAAAATCCGGGAAGAGGTGCCAGGTAGGAGCGATGCCCAGTGCCGAGACCGGTGAGTTGGACCTCTCTGGGGAGGGAGGCCTTGCTGGGGTCACTTCCGGGGAGGCCAAGAGGGTGGGCGAGCCGTCTGTGGCCCCAGATGGTCTGTTGGTGGAGGCTGGGGTGGTCGTGAGAGCCCTGCATACCCGGGGTGGCTggtcgggaagcaggatccctgtttTTTTGAACCAGGCTTTTGTACAGGCACAAGCCACAGTGGCCCGGGGACGTTACCCTGAGCCTGTGGCTAAAGTCCGTTTTCCAGATCCCTGACTGCAAGGTCTCTGGAAGGCCACCTGGGCAATCTCCTTTCCTCAGCCTGGCTTTTTGTAACAGTTCCTAATGACAGAGTCCACGTGTCGTATGACATGTTCCCGCGAGGGGTATGGTCCGGGGATCACTGTCATCGGTGAGCTGTGCGGCTGTCACCCCAGGCACCTTCAGAGCGTGTGACTGGCCCCGGGGAAATGCTGTTTCCTCAACAAACAGTTGAGGGCTCAAGCCGGGCCTTTTCCGGAGAGCACAGGAGACCGGGCTCGCCGGCCTCAGTCGCTGTGGAAACACCAGGGTGGCAGCGATCTGGCACCTTGTGCGCCTCGGGACGGGCGCTTTAAGAGTGCGCCAGGGGGTGGGTGTAGATGAGAGCACGAAGCCACACCCACGGAGGACAGCGTGAGCTTCCTCAGGAGCTGGCTGAGCCGCCGCACGGCCCCCAAAACCGGGCACCTGCCCGCGTGCAGTCAGAGCTGCGCCGCTCATAGCAGCCACACGCGGGAACAGGGTGTCTGTCAGCGGGGGAGCAGGTCAACAACAAAAGTTGTTTTGGGGTCGGACGGACGGTAGGGTACCTCTCGGCCTTAACGATGCAACCCAGGGCGGGCTCCTGGTTGGTGCGGTCAGTGGaatgtgcgactcttgatctcagggccgtgggtttgagccccatgttgggtgtagcgaAGTTTAAAAAGATACGTGGACGACAAAGGCCTGACGCTCCCCCTGTGGATGCACCTTGACGACGGGAGTCCGTACACAAGCATCTGTGTGGATGGGCATGCTAGTCACTCCTGGGTGTGCGCCTGCGAGTGGGGTTTCCAGGACACACAGGGCTGCCCTGGTCTCCCACAGCGGTGCACCCACGGGAGGCTCTGGGAGCTCAGCACCCCCGGCAGCTCCAGCCGGcgcagggtggcaggtggtgtctCAGTGGCTTCTGTCGGTGGCCCCTGGCGTTGAGCATTGGTGCGTGGACCGGCCCTTTGCATGTCTGCTCTGGAGAAACGCCCATTTATACCGTGCCGCCCGGTCACGAACCATGTTGTCCGTTTGTGGTGGCTTTGTGTGCATGGATACGTGCTCGGCTGCAAGTCCCTCATCCGGAGCCGCGTCGCCGTGGCTTGCCCAATGGCGTCCTGTAGACACGCTGAAAAGGTTGTTGACGGAATTCAGTTCATCTGAATTTTCTCTTTAGTCATGAGCTTTTGGTGCCGGGTCCCAGAGCCCTTGCCAACAAGGGGACAGCCGTGGGAGCGGGGACAGCTGCAGGAGGGCATTGTGGCGCCCAAAATATCCCCGTGTCGTTGCTGCCTGCAGGTATGTGCGACGGCTGCAGGCTGGCTTGAAGAAGGGCCGGTGGGCCGCCAGCGAGGAGGGGAAGCTGCTCGAGCTGATCGGCAAGCACGGCGTCGGTGAGTCCTGGGCCTGCTGCCCGGAGCCCCCGGGAGCGCGGCTGTTGGCGACGCCAGCCCCTCCGGTCCCCGGCATCTCCCCAGCTTGGGGCAGCGGCTCTTCCGCCTTGTGCGCTGATGCGTGGTCGGAAGGGAAGGTTCGGGAGCGCCTTGGCTCCACTCCTCCCCTGGAGACGGCTGCTCCCAGCCGCACACGCCTGCCCGACCCACTCTGGGCCCGTTTCTGGGGCAGCTTCATAAAGCTGAGGCATTCGATGTGAGCTCCCGGGTCCCGCTGTTTCCCGCTTTACAACGTAGCATTGTAGTCATCCGTCGTGAACCTTCCGTCTTCACGCGTCCTGTGCCTTCCCGCTGTTGTCGACAGCACGTTCTGTCTTCCTGAGGAAGACCCCAGAACGGCCTCAGCTGCCCAACCGCTGACGTGCATTTCCATGCTTTCTCGTTTCGGCTCCAGAGCTGGCCTGAGTCTGCTCGCTGTGTGCGGTGTTTCCTAAGAACAGACCCGAGGTGTGGGTTTGCCGGCTTCGGGCACACGCGGAATGCTGACTGTGGCCCGGCGTCCCCCTGCTCTAAAAACAAGGCACCGGTCTTCTCCCGCCTGCGCTGTCGGGAAGAGAATAATTTGCAGTGTTTGGTGTAGACGCCGGGGTGTGGCAGACAGGCAGGGGCCGTCTTCACATAAACGCAGTTGGGTTCTTCCCTCTCGTCGTGCGTCCCCTAGAGTCTTTCTAAAGGCCTTGCTGTGCGCTGCGGTTCGGAAACTGCTCTCCCGCGGGGGGCCGTGCGCGGCAGGCGTGCATTCTCCGGGAATGCGACGCAGGCCATGTACAGAGGCGGCACGCGTGCGAGAAGAGCCTCTCACTCAGGCCGTGAGCTTGTCGTCAAAGACTGTGGGAAGCAACTTCCACGCTGTTGTGCTTTATAGGTCACTGGGCAAGGATAGCGTCTGAGCTGCCGCACCGGACGGGCTCCCAGTGTCTGAGCAAGTGGAAGATCATGGTCAGGGTGCGTCTCCACCAAAGTCCGTCCCAAAGCCCCATCACCTGTGGGGCCACATCACTGCCGAgcggggagtggaagagggacaTCTGGTTTCTGGTcctggtgtctcttcttcccgGAAGCTGAGGGCAGAGAGCCCTGGCCTCTCCCGATAGCTGCTGTCCCCTCAAGGCAGTCAGGGGCCAGGGGGCCTgtactcccagtgctccatgtccCAGCCTGCTTGGGCTCTCCCCAAAGGGCTAGCCTGCCTGCTGGTTGCCCCTGGTCCGTGAGCCCTGGGCAGCCGAGACCTCCAAGTAGCCTTTCCCCACAGAAGAAGCAGAGTCGGGGGAGGAGGAGACGGAGGCCCCTCCGCAGCGTGCGGTGGAGCTCCAGCAGTGGGGACAGCAGCAGCGGGGACAGCGGTGGCGAGGGCGGaggcagcggcggcagcagcagggaCAGTGAGGACTCGGAGCCAGAGGAAGCCCCGGAGGCCCGGGCGGGTGACCAGGAGCTCCCATCGGCTCAGCACACCGTGCCGGACATGGACCTGTGGGTGCCTGCCAGGCAGAGCACCAGTGAGCCGTGTGGAGGGGGAGCCCAAGGCTGGCCAGGACGCCGtgctgcctccccccaccctcccaggggCTCCAGCGAGGCTCAGGAGAGCAGCAGAGCCAGTCGCCCCACTGAGGAGGTGGGCCAGGCAGACACTCCCTCCGGGACCCACAGCACCAGCACGAGAGGCATCGGGTGCCCAGACTCAGCGGACACTGACGTCTCAAACTCAGAGGAGCCAGCACACAAGGTAGGCCATGGGCCCTGGTGCTGCGTCCCACTTGCTGCTCTGGGGTCGCGAAGCTGGAGCCGAGGCACTGCGGGCCGGTCTGACCTCACATCGGTGGACTTCCTGGGTGCGGCAGAGCAGATCCCCGTCCCGGCTCGATAGAGTACTCGCTTCTGGCTGTCTCAGGAGAGTCATGTCCAGAGCAGCCGCCTCTGTTTCCCCATGGGTTCGCTTTACAAGCCGAGCAGGGGAGCTGCTGAGGGTACTGCCTGGTGGGCCCACGGACTTGGAGGCGTTTCTGATCCATACATCCCTGAGCAGCGGCGGGGTAGGGGCAGCAAGCAGGGGGTGTCCTCCTGGCTTGCAAAAGACCAGACACCTCCCCCATGCAGGGTCCCAGTGTCCACTTGCATGGGCCCACCTTGTCCGGCCCCGTGTATGCCCGTCCGGTCCGTGTCCGCCGTGTCGGAGCCCTGGCCGCCTGCCTGGCTCCAGCTGCGTGCAGGGTTGCGGCGAGCAGGCCGTGTATGCTGGGAGAGGTCAGAGACTCCCCTCAGTGGCACCTGAGGGGACGGCAGGCTGTCCGGGCGTCTGGACAGAGTGTATGCACCAGTCCCCGCTGTGCGTGGCTTCTCTGCCACATTTGTGACCATCAGGCTCCTGTGGTGCCATCGGCAAGGGGCGCCAGCTGGAGGAGCAGGGACCTCCGCCAGTGCTAGCTGCAGCCGAGCCCGCCAGGCACGTGGGTGCCAGGCCCTTGGGACCCACTGAGGCCACCTCGCTTCAGGACAGTTCCCACCACTCCGCGCTGGGATCTGGGTGCGGGGGTGTGCACGCTGCTCTGCGGGCCCTGTGCTCCCCACGGGCCCCGCCTCACGCCATCTGTCCCTCAGAGCGGGAGTCGTCTGCTGAAGGTGCCGCTAGAGACCGTGCTGCAGGTGCTCAGGACCAACACAGCCCGCCGGCGCCAGACGCTGGTAGGGGCTGGCCCCCACCGCCACTGCCCTGGCGGCCCAGGGCTCCTCCCCAGtccagggagaagggggtgtggcATGGGCAGTCTGGGAGCCAAGCCTGGCCGGGAAGCCCAGGTGCCTTTCTTCCTTActcaggagaaactgaggcagccaTGCCTGCTCAGCTCATCCCTGGAGACCAGCGCCAGTGACGGTGTGGCCGGGCCCCCGGTACGGCAGCTGTGGCACAGGACAATTGGGAGCAGGCGGCGGTGGCGGGGACATGCCCTACAGAGGAGGCTCCTTGAGCGTCAACTTCTGATGGCCGTGAGCCCATGGGTGGGTGACGTCGTCCTGCCGTGCTTCCCCCGGAGGCCTGCCACCGTACACACCCGAGGTACTGCCCCTGGGCTCCACTGAGAGCCTCCTGTGGAGCCCGGGAGTGGGGAGACCCCGGGCAGATGGAGGGTCACTCTGCTGGGACAGGGAGGTGCATAGGGAGGTCCCCTTGGAGGGCTGATTGGGTTTTGTCTCCAACCTGACTAGCCCAGGGGAGATGGTCTGGGATTGACCAGCATTCAGGCCTTAGCTAGGGTCTTCTCAGGGCTCAGGCGCACAGTGCCTGCGTGCAGGTTTCTGGAAAGCTGTCTGGGGGGCTCCGAAGGCCAGTCAAGGTCAGCCTTCTCTCCGGGCTCCTGCCCTTCCTTCTGGCTGGGCGTGGTGGCAGATGGATGCAGGGTTCTCTGGGGCCCGAGACGAGGGGCCTTGCTAACCACACACGCACGCTCGCTTCCTCAGCCGATGGCATCCGGAAGCAGCTGGAGGAAGCCCGGCTGGCCAGCACCCCTGCGTTCACCCTCTTTATCCAGGTGAGGAGTCCCGTGAGGCAGAGCCTGCCTCGGGTAAAGCCGGGCCCACTTCTTGAGGTCTAATTCTCTGAAGGTTCAGAGCCTTGAAAGGGTCTTTCAGTGGCCTGTGATGCTTGGCAGGCTGGTCCCTGTGGAAGGGGCAGCCCTGTCCCTACCACCATCAGATAAACTCCTTGAGAAGGGACGGGGTGCTGGGAAGTGTGGAAGCTTGGGGGACGCACACCCCAGCCCGGTGGGGGCTCTGCTCCGATGCCCCCAGGCCCTGAGGCCAGGCAGGGCCTGAGCGAAGGCGTCGTGGTCTTCAGGGCCTGTGCCAGCCTCCGGACCTCCCCCGAGTAGTGGTCAGAGCAGGCTCAAGTTTGGTTATAGACGCCCTCATCATCTCGGTCCCGGACAGGGAGGGGGGTGGGCTCTTGTCCGGCCTGTGCCATGTGCTCATCACACGCGTCCCGCAGTTGCTCCAGATCGATACTGCTGGCTGCATGGAGGTCGTTCGGGAGAGGAAGGCCCAGACTCCTGCCCTGCTCCAGACTGGCGCTCGGGACCCAGCGCCTGGGCTGCTGCAGGTGAGGAGCAGGGGTGAGCACCGGGCACAGGCTCACCTGGCCTGTGtcaccccttcctccccttcccaacACTGGGAAGTAAGGGACAGGACGTGTTCTCGGGTCCCCTAGAGGCGGGGCCCGTCCCTGAGAGCAGCCCTGCTGGCTCTTGGCCCCCTTGTGCCGGCCCTCCTGGGAGGTGTCTCCCTGTCTGCCTGCGGTCCTGAGGGCGTCACGACATGTCCACAGGGGCAGAACCAGCGCTGGTACCGCATCGGCCCTGCTGGGGTGGGATGCCGGGCATGGGGTCTGTCAGCGAGAGGCCGTATACCTGGGTCGTCACAACTGAAGGGAATGACAGAGTGACCGGGTTGGCCCTTTGGAGCCCCATCCAGGCCCCAGAGCCCCCGAGTTCTGCCTGGAGAGCcaggcccctgcttctccctcagaccacACAGCCCTGACCCCACCATGATGAGCTCACCCAGTGGTTCCTGTAAGaggatgtggggagggagggaggcaggccttGGTGCCCGGggcccccactccccctcccactgCAGGTGAGGGCAGGAGGAGGGTCTTGCTGTGGGTGGAGAagtgggcctgggcctgggacTTCCCGAAGCGCTGGCTCTTGTGTTTCAGATGTCACCGTCACAGGACGCCGCAGGTACCGTCTGTCGCCGCTCTTGTTTTCAGCACCTAGCCTAGTGGGAAGGGGCGTTGTGCCTCAGGCTCTGAGCAGCACAGCCATGGCCTCGGTGACAGGTCTTGTCCGAGTCCCACGGTGGGGACAGTAGCATGCCTGCCAGGAGTGGGCGAGGCAGCTGCTCAGGCTCCGACCTTCCCTGCACATAAGCCAGCCCTGGGTGTTTGGGCCGCCGCCAGCCTCCACACACCAGCAGCATCATGCAAGGGTCTGGGGCCAAGGGAGACCCTGCGAGGCGGGTGGTGGTGCCCAGCAGTCGTGTTGGAGATACTGAAGGCCGGCACCCGTGTGCAGTACAAGCTGACCAGTGCCCAGCAAGCCCTACTGCCCTGGCCACGGCAGGAGCTCCGGGAGGTCTGGGAACGAGCGGATGAGATTCTAAGGCTCTTGCTCTGGGCCCCCAGCAGCCGCCCACCCTCCCTGCGGGCCCTCCGCTGGGACATCTGGGAGGCCTGTGCACAGTCCACTCACGTGGAGGTCACCTGCACGTGTCTCCTGCAGGCCGCGGCCTCCGGAACCTGCCAGCGCAGGAAGCTGCAAGGCAGAGCACCAGCCAAAAAGGGAGCAGGGGGTTGCGGCCCTGCCGAGCTGAGTCCGGTCCGCAGGCGCCCCTGCCAGCTCTGTGCGGCCCCCGCCCCAAGCCCAAGACTGTCTCCGAGCTGCTGCGGGAGAAGCGGCTTCGAGAGGCCCGGGCCAGGAAGGCCGCCGTAGGCACCGTGGCGCTCCCGCCACAGCTGCTGCTCTCACCACTCGTGCTCCAGCCCTGTCTCCCAGAGGCGACCCCTAACCCCGCAGCCTCGGGCCCGGCTGCCACAGACCCTGCAGCCACGGGCCTGAGCGCGTCAGCGGAGGACAAGcagccctcctccctgcccgTCCGGGCCCGCGGCCTGGCCTCCACAGAGGCTGCTCCTGCAGCCTGCAGAGCTCCGGTTCCCAGCCAGGTCCTGGTGAGCGGCCATCAGGGCGGCCTGGGACAGTCTCAGGCCCCCGCCGCATCCCGGAAGCAGGGCCTGCTGGAGGTGCCACTCTTCCTCcctgccagccccagccccgTTCAGCTGCCCATCCAGCCCCTCGGCCTGACGCCAGCTCTGGCCACGCACAAGGGCGGGCCACACGTGGCAGCCAGCACCTCTCTGCCTGTCACCTGGGTGCTCACAGCCCAGGGACTGCTCCCAGTGCCAGCTGTGGTGGGCCTTCCTGGGCCAGCAGGGACCTCTGACCCCAAAGGACTGTCAGTGCCTCTGCTGCCCACACTGCCTGGGATGCAGGCAGGCCAGGGCCCCAGGCCCCCTGGGCAGAGCCACCCTGGGCGGCCCCCAGCCAACGTGGACACAGGCTCAGATCCTCCCTCTAGGACAGACCTCGCGACCCTTCCAAGGTTCTGCCAATCCCAAAGTTCTGTGGAAGTGGGCAGTGACGGGTCCCATGCCCGTGGGGGATCGTCCTTCCCTGGAGAGGCCCAAGCGGCCAGGGAAATAGCCGAGCCCAGGATACCCTCTCAGACCATGACAGCTGACCGCCCTGAAGCCAGACACCCCTCGTGCAGCCGGCTACCTCTGCAAGCGGGCACTGGCCCTGGGAGTGGCCCAGGAGGGACACCGGGGTCCCCAGGGCCAGGGGGACTCACAGGGCCTCTGGGCCTAGAAAGGctacccccaccccggcctgggGCTGAGAGGGGTACCCTGGACCTGGACCTCCTGTCCCAGGAGAGTGAGGCAGCCGTGCGGGAGTGGCTGAGGGGACAGCAGGGGGTGTGTGTGCCCCCACTAGGGACCAGGCTGCCCTACCAGCCCCCTGCCTTGTACAGCCTCCGGGCCTTGTCGGGACTCCTGCTCCACAAGAAGGCCTTGGAGCGGAAAGCCACCTCCCTCACGTCCAGTGGGGCGGCTGGAGCCCTGCAGGCCTCACTGGGACAGGTGCACCGGCAGCTCCAGGACAGCCCGGCCTACCTGCTGCTGAAGGCCCGCTTCCTGGCCACTTTCACCCTCCCCGCACTCCTGGCCACCCTGTCTCCACATGGCGTCCCCACCACCCTGTCCGTGGCCACGAGGGCTGAGCCCGAGAGTGAGAGTGACCTGGAGGAGCTGGAGCTCAGAGATGGCTGCTCCGCAGGAGGTCCTCAGGCCGGGCCAGCAGCCTCTCTCCCCCCTCAGGTAGGTGGCCGTGGGCACAGAgggcccccccgccccgccaccagCAGCAGCGCCCGCACCCAGTCGGGAGTCCTGGCCCGCGGGTtgctgaggaggaggaagcagactccaggTCTGCACAGTCTGTGGACGAGGCCCTGAGGCCAGTGTGGAAAACAGGAAGGAAGCTCTCTAGCCCCTCGGCCCCTCTTGGGGCCCCACCACATTGCCTCACCAGAGGGAGTGGGTTATTTTGGGTCCCGGCACCCCATGTGCACACAGACCCTCCACTGGGGCACCAGCTATGCAGAGGTGGCTCTGCGTGTCTGGGAACACCGAgattcttccagctgccagctcTGGCGCTGTGTACCCCAGAAGAGCTTTCTGAGCCATGGCTGCAAactgctttccttcttccctggcAAAAAGCCTGACAAACACGGGAAGTGGTGGCCCCGGGGCTCCTGGCAAGGTGTCCTCTGGCCCTGTTCCTGGGGCCAGCAGGGGAGCTACATCTCTCACTGTGTGCCACTGTCAGGGAGGCTGTGGGGTCTCCTGCCGCTAGGACTCAACCTTTGTGCTGTCAGGATAGCAGAGGGAGGGCTGGGGCTATGGGAGGGAGAGCTTCCTGTCCCTTGTCCTGCCTGCAGGCTCTCCACTGGCAGTCACCTGTGTTCCTCGGCGCTGCCCTGCTGGCCTGGCTGGGAGAACCAGGACATGGGACGCTGGCTCTGGCGTCACCAAGGGAATTGGAGTCCCCAGGTGGGGATGCCCGGGGAGGGGGACATGTCTACACTTCTGTGGCTTCCATTCATCCACAAGCCACCCtatctccacagggacaggtctGGGGAGCCGTGTGTCCCTGGTGCTGCGGTGTCAGGACACAGCTTCCTCCCTGGCATGTTCTGCTGGGGAGTCACTCTTGTCCTTCTCTGCCTGGGTTCTGTTACAGGAAGCCCCAGACCCTGGGCAGGGCTCTTCCTGCCTAGACAGTTTAGACAACCTTGATGTGCTGAGAACTCGGCATGCCTGGCATGCCCGGAAGAGGAGGCGGCTGGTGTGAACGCAGGGTAAGCGCGGGCC
This is a stretch of genomic DNA from Mustela lutreola isolate mMusLut2 chromosome 12, mMusLut2.pri, whole genome shotgun sequence. It encodes these proteins:
- the SNAPC4 gene encoding snRNA-activating protein complex subunit 4 — encoded protein: MDVNAEREKIAKEIAELERILDPSSSGAAVGISASGLGLDSDADSLPDEDSEAAGSPGSEEERWGEASNGEDDPKDKTLPEDPETCLQLNMVYQEVIQERLAEVSLLLAQNREQQEEILCDLAGSKGPKAKDGKSLPPSLYIGHFMKPYFKDRVTGVGPPANEETREKAAQGIKAFEELLVTKWKNWEKALLRRSVVSDRLQRLLQPKLLKLEYLHQKRSRVTSEAERQVLEKQSKEAEKEIQEIRQLPEETLLGNRLDSHDWEKISNVNFEGGRSAEEIRKFWQNWEHPSINKQEWSGQEVDQLKAIAAQHGHLQWQKIAKELGTNRSAFQCLQQYQQHNKALKRKEWTHEEDRLLAQLVREMRVGSHIPYRRIVYYMEGRDSMQLIYRWTKSLDPSLKKGFWAPEEDAKLLQAVAKYGQQDWFKIREEVPGRSDAQCRDRYVRRLQAGLKKGRWAASEEGKLLELIGKHGVGHWARIASELPHRTGSQCLSKWKIMVRKKQSRGRRRRRPLRSVRWSSSSGDSSSGDSGGEGGGSGGSSRDSEDSEPEEAPEARAGDQELPSAQHTVPDMDLWVPARQSTSEPCGGGAQGWPGRRAASPHPPRGSSEAQESSRASRPTEEVGQADTPSGTHSTSTRGIGCPDSADTDVSNSEEPAHKSGSRLLKVPLETVLQVLRTNTARRRQTLEKLRQPCLLSSSLETSASDGVAGPPVRQLWHRTIGSRRRWRGHALQRRLLERQLLMAVSPWVGDVVLPCFPRRPATVHTRADGIRKQLEEARLASTPAFTLFIQLLQIDTAGCMEVVRERKAQTPALLQTGARDPAPGLLQMSPSQDAAGRGLRNLPAQEAARQSTSQKGSRGLRPCRAESGPQAPLPALCGPRPKPKTVSELLREKRLREARARKAAVGTVALPPQLLLSPLVLQPCLPEATPNPAASGPAATDPAATGLSASAEDKQPSSLPVRARGLASTEAAPAACRAPVPSQVLVSGHQGGLGQSQAPAASRKQGLLEVPLFLPASPSPVQLPIQPLGLTPALATHKGGPHVAASTSLPVTWVLTAQGLLPVPAVVGLPGPAGTSDPKGLSVPLLPTLPGMQAGQGPRPPGQSHPGRPPANVDTGSDPPSRTDLATLPRFCQSQSSVEVGSDGSHARGGSSFPGEAQAAREIAEPRIPSQTMTADRPEARHPSCSRLPLQAGTGPGSGPGGTPGSPGPGGLTGPLGLERLPPPRPGAERGTLDLDLLSQESEAAVREWLRGQQGVCVPPLGTRLPYQPPALYSLRALSGLLLHKKALERKATSLTSSGAAGALQASLGQVHRQLQDSPAYLLLKARFLATFTLPALLATLSPHGVPTTLSVATRAEPESESDLEELELRDGCSAGGPQAGPAASLPPQEAPDPGQGSSCLDSLDNLDVLRTRHAWHARKRRRLV